Genomic segment of Cytobacillus suaedae:
AACAATACAGTTGTTAGAGCTAAAAATTTAATTTTAGAAAACGAAAACTTTCGCATGGTCTTACCTCCTTGTGTCGCTCAAAAAATGGATTGCAGGTCACAATTTCCATTTATTAGTTTTGAAGCACGATGAAAATAATCTTAATATGATTTTTACAAAAAAGCAATAATTAATTAATGGAAGGCTGGTAACATTATATAGATACGTATTTATTTATTCAGAGTCTATTGTATATAGACGAATGAAAAGTAAAAAAGTTTCGTTAGAACTAAAAGTTTAAATTATCTAAAAATTGCAACAAAAGCGCTAGAGCTGGACGCAGTGAAACTTAAGGCTAAGTTATCCACAAGATTACTTATTGATAATTTCCTAGACAACAAAAAAAAGCTTCAACTTGATTGGTATTCCAATTGAGTCGAAGCTACTATTTCATTTGAACTATATGCTTACTTAAGCTAATTTTATAGTAAGTTTGTCTTAGCGAGCCAAGCTCCACCAATTACACCTGCATCGTTTCCTAAAGTTGCAATAGAGATTTTTGCTCCAATTCCTACACGCGGGAACACATATCGTTGAAAATGTTTAGAAACAGATTGAACTAAAACATCTCCAGCTTTCGAAACTCCACCGCCTAATACGATTTTTTCAGGATTTAGACCATTTGCAAGGTTAGCCAGTGCAAGGCCTAAATGAAAGCTAATATAATCAAGAACTTCCTTAGCTAATTCATCTCCAGCATTTACTGCATCAAATACGTGTTTTGAGGTAATGGTTCCATTACGTTCAAATTCTTCTCGTAAAACGCTTGCCCTTGAATCCTTATTTAACTTCTCAATTGTTATTCGAACTACTCCAGTTGCTGAGGCAATTGTTTCAAGACAGCCCGTTTTACCACAGTTACAAGGAGTACCACCTTCAACTATAGAGGTAATATGACCAATTTCTCCAGCAGCACCATTCACACCGTGAACGATATTTCCATTTGCAATGATACCACCGCCAACTCCTGTTCCAAGAGTTACACAGATTAGATCTTTAGACCCTTCACCTGCGCCCTTCCACATTTCACCTATTGCAGCGATGTTCGCATCGTTATCAATAATAGCAGACAGTCCTGTTTCAATCTCTAACTGATCCTTTAACGGAAAGTCCTTCCACCCCAAATTGACTGCTTCATAAACAACACCTGTATCCATATTCACTGGACCAGGTGCTCCCATACCTATTCCTAGTAGTTTATTCTTAGGTAGATTCAATTCTTCAAGCTTTGAATCAATCGCCTTTGCAATGTCCGTTGTAATTTGTGCTTTATTCGTTGGAATCTCCCATTTTTCAATGATTTCTCCGTAGTAACTAACGAAGGCCATTTTTATCGTTGTTCCACCTAGGTCTACCCCTACTAACAACTGATCTTTCATCTTATCTCATCCTTTATTTAAGATTTTTTTGTGGTTAATTCTTAATTTACTTTTCAGATTCCTTTGCCATTTCCTGGCGAAGTAATAAGATCGCCCTTTGAAACTGTTTTATATCGATCATGTTTGATTGATAAAGCTCCCTTACCTCATCTTCCATCAGTTCTAAGTCCGCTATTCTGTCACCGAGATAAATATATGTACCATAAGTCTTAAGTAGATGTCTAACATCAAAAATGCTGTTCATATTTTCGCCTCTTAAGTCGAGTTTCTTCCTATTAATATGTACTTTTCTGAGAATTTAAAATTCTGCTCACAATGAGCTTCTTCCTAAAAGTTGGTGTATTTTATTTTTACTCTTCCCATTTAGAGTATTAAAAAATAGAAGGATGTGCAAGCGTGGATGAAAAAAAATAAAGAGTGCCTAGTAGACACTCTTTATCGATCTGGATCTTCAGGATGTAATACGGGTGGTCTCTTATTTTTCAAAGGGATTGGTGATCTGAATAAAACAGATCGAAATGCCCGATATGAAAACGGAATAAACGGCCAAAAGTATGGAACATTAAAGGATTTCATTCTTGATAACAGAATAATCCAGAGAGTAACAGCAATAACAAATCCAACCACATTAAAAGCAGCCGCTGCAATTAGGAAGATAATTCTAACGATTCGATTTGCTAAACTTAGTTCATAACTAGGTGTGGCAAATGTCCCAATGGCCACAACCGCAAAGTAAAGCACTACTTCATTTGTGAACAAACCAACTTCTACCGCCACTTGACCAATTAATAAGGCTGCCACTAGCCCTAATGCTGTTGCAAGAGACGTCGGTGTATGCACAGCTGCCATCCGGAGCATATCGAGTCCTATCTCAATTAATATAAATTGGACAAATAATGGAATTTCTCCCACTTCATTTGGACCAATAAAACCTAAATTCTCCGGCAAAAGCTCTGGGTTTACAGATAATAAGTACCAGATTGGCAGCAAGAAGAGTGAAGCCCAAACTGCTATATAACGAACAATCCGTAAGTACGCACCAACTACTGGTTTGTTACGATATTCCTCTGCATGCTGTAGATGATGCCAAAAGGTAGTAGGCGTGATGAGAACACTTGGTGATCCATCAACTATGATGATAACGTGTCCTTCGTATAGGTGTGCAGCTGCTGTGTCTGGTCTTTCTGTATAACGTACAACTGGATAAGGATTCCAATGTCTACCTGAAATAAATTCCTCAATTGTTTTCTCTGCCATTGGTAATCCGTCTGTATCAATTTTATCAATAGATTTTTTAACTTCATTTACGTGATCTGGATCTGCAATATCCTCTATGTAACAAACGACTATGTCTGTTTTTGACCGTCTTCCCACTTGCATATATTCCATTCGAAGAGAACGATCTCTTATTCGTCTTCTTGTTAAAGCTGTATTAAATACTATTGTTTCAACAAATCCATCTCTTGAACCTCGAACCACTCTTTCAGTGTCAGGTTCTTGTGGTCCCCTTACGGGATAAGTTCTTGCATCTATAATAATCGCTTGATCTATTCCCTCAACAAGTAAGACAGTAGGTCCTGCTAATACAGAGTCAACAACTTTATCTAAATCATTTACTTTTTCAACTTCAACGTATGGAATATATGTTTTTATCAATTTATCAAGTGCATCTTCTTTTAGCGCATTTTCATCAAGATTCGCCAAAAATCTCATTAACAAATGAAGAATATCGTCTTTTGCAAATCCATCAATCAAGAACATTGACATGTTCCTACCAGCATATTTTAAATCTAACTGAATCACATCAAAGCTTTTGTCGACACCAAGCCTATCTTTTAAATAGGAAGTATTTTCTTGTAAGTTTGATGTCACTGGATGTTTGGGTTGCTCAGCTTTCAATTTTACCACTCCTATCAAATCGCAAGAAAGAGGCGCACTTTTCTCACGCTAAACAATTGTACGTAGTTCCTTCACGTCCATCTTTGACTTAATTATGGAAATACATACATGGAATGGTAAAGATTGCATAATATTAATTAGAAAAACTCAAAAATTGTTATACTGATATTATTTCTCGGGCAATTCTCACCTATTTAAGCACTAAATTAAAAAAGTGGCATGAAAATGACTACTCATTATTAAATGAGTAACACCATCACAACCACTTTACATTCTAAATCCTATGATAAGTAGAGAGACCGTTAGCAACACAGTTACAGTAAAATAAATAACACTATTTTTATATAACTTCCTTCCCGGTAGCGAAACAATCCCAGAAGCTAAAAAGCCACCTATCAAACCACCAATATGTCCTGCATTATCTATGCCAGGCACGATAAATCCAAAGGCTAAATTAATGAGAATTATCGTAATAATATTGGTACCCATTGTCCGGAAAAACAGTTTTGGATAGGACAATCCGAAGAATAGTAATGCTCCAAATAGTCCAAATATAGCACCAGAGGCACCTGCTGATACGGATGAACTAAATAAAAAACTCCCCAAACTTCCTGCAAATCCGGCAAAAATATACAAAATCAAAAAACGAGTTCTACCAAAAATACGCTCAACTGCACTTCCGAGAAAATAAAGGGCAAGTGTGTTCATTAATAAATGAAAGATACCTATATGTAAAATTATAGGGGTGAAAAACCTCCACCATTCTCCATTTAATATTAAGGTATTTTCTTTTGCACCAAATGCTAATAGTGTATCTATGTTTGTACTTCCTCCACGTAGTTCAAGAAGTAAAAACATTAGTACCTGGAGCGCAATAAAAACATATGTAAAGAATGGTTTACTATATTGAAAAATCCGTTGTTCATTTTTTATTCTTCGTTGCGTTTCCTTTAGAACTTCCCTTCTTAATTCTTCTATGCCACTAGTATCAATTAAAGGACCAGGGGTATCCTTGAAGTCTTCAATTGAAAAATCTGCTAAAAGTTGTAACCGACTGTCTTCTTTTGCTATATCTGCATGAAGAACGAAGGTTTTCATATTTATGTGTGTTCGATTTTCTTTGATATGTAAAGGTTCTTCAAGTCTATGCTGCCAATCATCAACAGGTGGGTAGGTTGACACATATATATTAGCCACATCTAGCTTTTTGAAACCAAGTCGCTTGCTAATATTTCTCACTTTTTGCAAGGTGGTCTCCATGTCTCTTTGCATCCAATTTCCCCAGTCAAGATCATAACGTAATATACGAACTAACTTAGGCAACTCTCGCTCAGAGGATTCAAGCCATATTTCTTGTGCATTTGTTGATATCTGTAAGATTCGATATTCCTTTTCTAGCACTAACGTTCTAGTTAGCTTCCAAAAAGTATAATCTTGTCGAAAAACCATTAGCATCCCCCTAACCTTTTACCTAAGTACTAAATATAGTAGATAATTCAGAAACACTTCTAACCTCTATCCCGATACTCTTTCGCACCCTAGGTGTTTCATTTCGTGTATTAAAATAAATGGCATCCCAGTTTGCGTTATTCGCCCCTTCTATATCAAGTTCCCAAGAATCACCTACATACACACACCGTTCACTATTCGTACCGAGTCTTTCTTTTGCAATTGCAAATATTTCAGGAGAAGGCTTTGCAACTTTAACTGCATCTGAGATGATAATACTCTCAAAAAAGAAATGGAGCCCTGCCTTCTTAAGCTTGTTATATTGTATTTCACTATTACCATTAGTTATGATTCCTAGTTTACTACCTCGAGTTTTTAAGGTTTCTAACAGAGTTTCTATTCCTTTAAATGGGACTACAAAATGAGCAACATGCTGATGAAATAATTCTTGCAGTCGGTCAGCTTGCTGAAAGGTAGCTCGATGCCCGAGTTCCTCCATGGATGAAATGAACCTTGCTCTTCTGTATTCTTTTCTACTCATTGACTTTTGAGAATACGCATGCCAGTATTCATCACAATATTTTTTAAAGATTGGAAACCATTGTGTGATAGATATTTCCTGCTTGCTTTTGTTTTCATCTAATAACAAAGCAAAGCAGTATTCCATTGTTCTTTCAAATGTTTTTTCATAATTGATGATTGTGTTATCTAGGTCAAAACAAATGATATCCCAATTCATTCTTTTCCCTTCTCTAATAAAAAATTTGGCTTTCGATTAAAGAGAGCAGTTCATCTTTAGTCGAAAGCCTTTGTTGGAGTTTTAGTATCGAAATGCCTGTCTCATAAAGCGGTCTCGTAAGAAAGGAATGTTCATGGCGAATGAGACAAAATATCTGCGTATGGATGGATTACCAAGTAAGCCATTCATTATTTTATAGCGATAACGGTAAAAAGCATATACTCCACCAAGTACAACAAAAAGTCTTGTAATACCATTAAACATCGTATATCCCTCCTCACCTTACTTTTTGAAGTTTCTCCGATTTTTATACTGGAGGAAGGCTGGTAAAACTTTAGGAGATGAAGGGAAAATAAAAACTTATCTTATAAGTAGTATTGAGATAAGACCAGCACTGATGGCTGAAAATAAAATTGACAAGAAATTAACAAGATCATTGTTTATGGCTAAGAATCCTTTATGATGAACAGTTTTGTTCTTACAGTGAATTGTCTTTTCTGTTTCAATATTACATATCGTACATTTGAAACCAACCTGAACAATTGCCCCTAGAATTGTATCCATTATATTACCAGCAAAACCAACAAAAACTAAAAATATTATTATGTATATTGAAAGGTCCCAGTATAGGTATGACAAGAAACATATAAAAATGGAACCAAACAAAGCAGCGATTGTTCCTAAGTTAGAAACCGCACCAGATGTACCAGGATCTACTTGCTTAAAGCTAGTAATTAAATATGGCCTTTTTTTACTTATTGACCCGATTTCAGACGCCCAGGTATCTGCATTGGCTGCAGCAATTGAAGCAATAAATGCCGATAACATAGTTGGTGAAGGAAATATGGCCATTGCTATTCCTAGAATGGCAGGTACACCCCCATTGGCTATCACTTGAACACTATCCCGCTGCTCTCCTTTTTCAATCTTGCCTGATAAATGTTTTTCTTTAAAGTCACTTTTATATTTACTCCAAAGACTTGAGCTTGCAAAAAAAGCACCTAATAGCATCAATCCGCCATACCCAAAGCCTATTGCAACAGAAAGCCCCACGAAAATAGTTGCAATACCACCTGAAAAAGTTAAAGATTTTAGCTTATATCCAATAACTGCAACTAGAACACAAAGTGTAAAGGGCAGAATGATCTCACTCATGGCAGTTTATTACCCCGTGAGTACTAACAATTTTTTGGACAGGTAAATCAAATGGCTCAATTGGTAGATCATCGATGAACTGACCTGGAAAAGCTAAGGACATTGTTGTCCCTTTATACGAAGCTAAGTATCGGTCATAGTAACCACCACCATGACCAAGTCGAAAGCCTTTAATAGTAAAGAATAACCCTGGTACAAATAGCAATTGAATCTCATTTTGTGATACTTCTTTTGTAATATCTATAATAGGTTCCTTAAGGCCAAAATAGACAACCTCTAATTGGTCAAAGGAGGTTATTTCATGAAATGTCATAGTCTTAGTAGTTGGGTGGCACTTTGGAACGACAACCCTCTTATTTGACCGCCAAGCTTCTTTAATTAGGTCTGTAGTATTCGGTTCGATTTCTCCAGAGATTGTGATTCCTATGGTTTTCGACTGAATCCACTCATCCATTTTTACTACATTTTCTGTAATCTCAGCTGATAACCTTGAACGAGACTGTTCAGATAGTGATAAAAGCTCATGTTTAATTTCCGCACGAAGTTGTTTTTTCGTTTTCAACAACTACACCCCCTGACTGTATCTAAAATAATTTTATCATAATTAACTAAAGATGAAGGACATGAAGTTTGGGAAATTTTATAATTTGTGGCATCGGACTGATTGCTCTACTGCATTGAACCTGTCCGTATCACCTCTTGATTCGGACTTGTTTGGATTAGGTTAAACTGAACCTTATCATAAATAAAAGAGGTTTTGACCAGAAAACTCTCCTTAAGGATGGGAGAGGCTAGAAAAAAAAAATAGGAATGGTATTGCCGAAAGATATATTAAATGAATTGACAATTGTTAGAAACCTATTAAACTAAAGTTAATTCTTTCCGCATGTTTTTACATATTATTTCTTTATCTTTGCTAATCCGCGATTATTATTTACGTTTGCAATTCTCCAATTGAAGTAATATTAGTTACTCCTCCTTTTTACGATATTATCTGCTACTTGTTAATTTTCATAGTTTTTCAAAAAACTGTCTAAAAATCAAATTGAACCAATAATGGAGATGATTCATTGGAATTATTAAATGTTTATGTTGTGAATGTTCTATTAGATAGGAGAGGGATGTATGGGATTTGAAGAAGAATATCAGGCCTTTTTGAATACTCACTTACAGGCAAGAACCGGTGAGCGGTTGCGGCGCCTACAAGAAGGTCACAAACAGGCTGAAATGTTGTTTTTAAAACAAGTGTGGTGGCCATTATTTTATCAATTCAATTATCTTCATCCTGAATATGAAGTCGATGATTTCAAGGATAGCAAGAGGTATTTAGATTTTGCTTATATTCGTCCCGGCATTCGGATTTGCATAGAGGTAGACGGGTATGGTCCTCACCTAAAGAACATCAGTAGATGGCAATTTTCCGACAACCTAGAACGACAAAACCAACTGGTGATTGATAGATGGACCGTGATCCGTTTTTCTTTTGACCAAGTAAAAGAGAACCCCCGTAGATGCCAACAGGTTGTACAGCAAGTGATAGGTCGATGGCTCGGTGATGAGCTAGATCAGGCATCTCTGTCTTTACTTGAAAAGGAAGTACTTAGGCTTGTGATTCGAAAAGGAAAAGACATATCTCCTACAGAAGTAGAGAATTATTTAAAACTAAGTGACAAGACGGTAAAAAAAGTACTTACTCAACTAGTCGAAAAAAAGATGCTATTGCCTGCATCTGGAACAAAGAGGATTCGCTCTTATAGGTTAGGGGATCAGGTTAATGACCCGGTTTGATTAATAGACGGAAGAATTCCGCTTAATTAGCATTTTTAATAAAAAATAGCCCAAATAGACGGAGAAATTCCGCTTATTGACTCAAAAAACGTGAAAATGTGGTAGTTTGCTTTGAATAACCGGAAAATCTCCCCTTATTTACCTCGAAACGAGTTCCATTCTGTATTTAGCCGGAAAATCTCCGCTTATTTATCTTTATGGGTCAGCAATCAAAAGGAGAAATAAGCACCTCACTTTAATGCGTATTTCACTTCTCGATTCCGCCACGTCTGACCAACCCTACCAGAACCTATCTAAATATACTCTCAAAACGGATTCGTTACTCAAAACACCAACTTCGAACAACAAAAAAAAACAGTAGGAAATAAATTCCTACTGCTTACTTTGTTTCGCGGTGAAGAGTTACCTTTTTCAATCTTGGGCTGTATTTTTTCATCTCAAGACGATCTGGGTTATTACGCTTATTTTTAGTTGTAATATAGTTACGATCACCAGTTTCTGTGCAAGCTAAAGTGATTTTAACACGCATCGTTATATCCCTCCAAACACATGTAAATTGAACTCATCTATATAGATGATTTTTAGATTGGATTTGAACTTATCTACCCTCCGAATCCAGAAGAACCTTATTAAAAGTTCATTCTGAGAGCTCGGACAATCGAAAGCTTCAATCAGACTTAATTATCATATCATTTTTCTTGTCGAAATGCCAGTTTATTTTTTTCTACATGATAATTACTTTACATTTATTTTCTAGGACTCATTCGTAATGCTGAAAACTTAGACTTATTCATACGAATTTTATATTTTTTTCGAGTCAGCCTTCTTCTTACTAACCCATATGTAGGTGAGTTTCCTACCACTTTTATTTTCACCTTATTTTCTTGTAAGTCAAGCTCAGTTTGCCTATAACGTTCATAACATCCTATATCAGACCAATATCCCTTACATAGAAATCCATACAAACCCTCTTTATTCTCAATCAACTTCGGAAATAGGTCTCGGCTAAAATCATAAAATGACCCACTAGACCAATAAGAAAATACTTCAGGGTTTACAATATAAATCCCTGTATTAACCTTGTCATTATAGACATCTTCCCAATCACTCGGCTTCTCAACAAACCGATGTACTTTTCCTTTTTCATCTGTCTCTACTAAACCATACTGTAAAGGGTTTTCTACCTCTGTTAGTAAAATTGTTAGTAGCGCATCTTTTTCTAGATGATAGTGGATTGCTTCAGTTAAATTAAAGTCCGTTAGAATGTCACCACTGACCACAATAAAGGGTTCATTTAAGAAACCTTTAGCATTTAGTAAACCACCAGCTGTCCCGAGCGGCTGATTTTCATGAAAGTAGGATAATGATACACCAAATTTACTTCCATCACCAAAGTAATCCTTTATCGATTTACTTAAGTAGTGGGTTGTTACCGCAATACTCGTAATTCCATGTTGTTTTAATAAATCAATGCTGTATTCCATCACAGGCTTATTTAAAAGAGGCACCATGGGCTTTGGTAGACTATTTGTTAAAGGTCGTAATCTATTACCTCTCCCACCGGCGATAATGACACCCTTCATGTATCTTTACCCCCTACTTAATTGATGATGATAAAAGTAATTCCTTATATAGTCTACTTGTGTCATCAGCAATTTTATGCCAGCCAAACATTGATTTAACTATTTCTTTTGCAGTTAGCCCTAATCTTTGTGCAATTTCTTCATTATCCAAAAGATAAAGGATCTTATCAGTTAAGTCATTTACATCTCCCGGTCTTATTTTCATTCCCGATACATGGTCTTCTATGATACTTGAGAGTCCGCCTGTATCGGACACAATCGTTGGTTTTCCATTAATCATTCCTTCCAAAGCAACAATTCCAAAGGGCTCGTATATACTTGGAAATAATGCGATATCACACTTCTGATATAGTGCGTTTCGTTCATGATCATTTATAAAGCCGATAAATTTTATATACTGATTAAGGCCTCGTTCGTTGATAATGTTTTGATAATGTTTTAAGAGCGGACCTTCTCCTGCAATCAAAAACAATGCTGATGGGTAACGTTTTATAATATGAGGCGCAGCATCAATGATCATAAAGAATCCTTTTTCATTGACGATTCTTCCGATAGAAAAAATTAGTTGACTATACTGTCTGCCAATACGATCTGTTAAATTTGTTGTTTCAACAATCTTTTCAAATTGGATAGGGTCAACCCCATTTGGAACAACATCGATTTTTTGATGACTTTGCAAAAAGATTGATTCTACCTCATTTTTCATATACTCACTACAAACAATAACACGGTCAGCTTCCTCTATAAGTCTTTGCTCTTTTTCATGTATTAAATGATTTGTTTGGGTATAGAGGCCGTTGTATCGTCCCCACTCAGTAGCATGAATGGTAACCATGAGGGGTTTTCTTCGGATTGTTTTTAGGGACAAAGATGCCTCACCAACAAGCCAGTCATGTGCATGAATCAAATGTATAGGAAATTGATCCATAATCTCAAGAGCCTTAACGGCCAACTTAATATTTAGTTCACGTACCCACTTTAGAAAATGTGTGGAATTATAATCCCCTATACATACACGGTGTACATGGACCCCTTCGATTACTTCATATTGTGGTGCAGAATATAGAGTCGTTGTTAGTACATGTATAGAAAGTCCTTTATGGACTAAGTGTCTTGAAAGATCATAAACGTGCCGTGCGAGTCCACCAACAATATGTGGGGGAAACTCCCAGCTTAGCATTAATATTGCTAGTGATTCATTTTCTGTTGGTTGTCGTTGATGTATTTTCAGTTCTTTTAAAACAAGGTCAAAGGAACGAAGTGCTTGTACTTCTTCATCGGTTAAACATTCTTCACTAGAATAAGAAGTATATGTACTAAAATTTTCTTGCCAGGTACTATTTTGTTTTTTCAAGCTTCCACCCCATAATTAAACGCATTATTATCTTTAAGTATACCCTTTAACAATAATGTTTCAACATTCAGAAATTGTCGATATTTAGCTAAATATGGTATAAATGTACTTAGATATTTTATTGAGGTGAAAAGATGGAATATATGATTATAGGATTATTGATATTTGCTACACTGCTTTTACTACTATCCTTTTTTCGAAAAGATAAACTAAACGAAATTGAAGAGCAGGTAGATCAGCTTTCTTTAACACTTATGCACGAAACGTATCAATTGAAAAAGAAGATGAAGATTCTTGAAGAGGAACTGTTGATTAATGACCAGGAGATTCCTAAACCTATAACACCTATTCCAGATGATGAGAATGAGAATGAGAATGAAAATGAATACATTCTCTCTCAGGTCAAAAAGGGGATACCATTAGAACAGATTGCAAAGGAATCAGGACTTCATACGGAAGAGGTCCGTTTGTTAGCAGATCGAGCAAAAAGGCAGAGTAGGGGCTTATGACAAATAGCATGCTACGTGGTATTGCAGTGGGAATTATTTTAGCAACCATTCTATTATCTGCCGTCTATTTCTTAACACCTAAACACGTAAATAAGGTAACCAAAGAAGACGTAGAACAGTATCTTTCTAAAAATAATTTAGTGGCAATACCCCAACAAGAGTATGAAGATCTTCAAACAGATGATACTAGCGCTAACAAGGATGACTCTCCTAAATCTGAATCTGAGGAAAAAGAAGAGCCAAAAGAAGTTGAAGAAGAAGAAGTACCAATACAACAATTTACATTAACCATCGTTTCTGGAATGAACAGTCTAGAGATTGCGAACATATTAGAAGGAAAACGAATTATTTCTAATGGAAAAGAGTTTAATGAATATCTGACTGAAAATGAATTAAACACGTTGATTCAAATCGGAACCTATGACTTAAGTAGTGACATGAACTATGAAACAATAGCAGACATAATCACAAAGTAAAAAATCTCAAGCTTGTAAAGGCTTGAGATTTTTTATTTACGTATTTAAATCGTACTGTTTTGCTCTTACCATGAAAATAATGTGTTCTGACATGTTGGTTGTATGATCTGCAATACGCTCGATATAGCGACAAACAAAGGCTAGTTGCGTTATTTGGTTGATGGACTGTGGATTCTTCGTCATCAATTCTAATAGCTCTTGAGTTAACTTACCATATAAAGCATCCACGGCATCATCGGAAGCTGCCGTTTCTCTTGCTAAAACTGGATCTTCATTGATATAGGCTTCAACAACCTTTGACAGCATGTCTAAAGCCATACTGGCCATTTTGGGAATCTCAACAATTGGTTTAATTAATGGCCCGTTACCAATATGAAGAATAGATTTAGAAATATTTACTGCTAGGTCCCCAATTCTCTCAACATCATTAGAGAATTTTAAAGCAGCGATAATTTTACGTAAGTCAGTTGCAACAGGTTGTTGCTGTGCAATTAATTGAACAACAAGATTATTGATTTTCTCATCTAGTTGATTAATTTTTGCATCTTCCTCAATAATTTGCTTTGCTTTTTCAAAATCTAATTCAGCCAGTGCTTTAATAGAATCTTCAACTGACTTTCTTGCAAGGGAAGACATTTCAAGTAAGCTATCTTTAAGCTTTGTTAAATCTTTGTCAAAAGAACTTCTAATTGCCATCTTACCAAACACCTCTTTTTTTGTATGGTTATTCTACACAGGGTGCACTTAGCACAAAAAGTGTGCCAAGAATTATCCAAATCTTCCTGTTATATAATCTTCGGTGCGTTTATCGTCTGGGTTTGAGAAGATTTTTTCAGTGTCATTAAATTCAACAACCTCACCCGTTAGGAAGAAAGCTGTTTTATC
This window contains:
- a CDS encoding nucleotidyltransferase family protein, with the translated sequence MKGVIIAGGRGNRLRPLTNSLPKPMVPLLNKPVMEYSIDLLKQHGITSIAVTTHYLSKSIKDYFGDGSKFGVSLSYFHENQPLGTAGGLLNAKGFLNEPFIVVSGDILTDFNLTEAIHYHLEKDALLTILLTEVENPLQYGLVETDEKGKVHRFVEKPSDWEDVYNDKVNTGIYIVNPEVFSYWSSGSFYDFSRDLFPKLIENKEGLYGFLCKGYWSDIGCYERYRQTELDLQENKVKIKVVGNSPTYGLVRRRLTRKKYKIRMNKSKFSALRMSPRK
- a CDS encoding glycosyltransferase family 4 protein, with the translated sequence MKKQNSTWQENFSTYTSYSSEECLTDEEVQALRSFDLVLKELKIHQRQPTENESLAILMLSWEFPPHIVGGLARHVYDLSRHLVHKGLSIHVLTTTLYSAPQYEVIEGVHVHRVCIGDYNSTHFLKWVRELNIKLAVKALEIMDQFPIHLIHAHDWLVGEASLSLKTIRRKPLMVTIHATEWGRYNGLYTQTNHLIHEKEQRLIEEADRVIVCSEYMKNEVESIFLQSHQKIDVVPNGVDPIQFEKIVETTNLTDRIGRQYSQLIFSIGRIVNEKGFFMIIDAAPHIIKRYPSALFLIAGEGPLLKHYQNIINERGLNQYIKFIGFINDHERNALYQKCDIALFPSIYEPFGIVALEGMINGKPTIVSDTGGLSSIIEDHVSGMKIRPGDVNDLTDKILYLLDNEEIAQRLGLTAKEIVKSMFGWHKIADDTSRLYKELLLSSSIK
- the phoU gene encoding phosphate signaling complex protein PhoU, with amino-acid sequence MAIRSSFDKDLTKLKDSLLEMSSLARKSVEDSIKALAELDFEKAKQIIEEDAKINQLDEKINNLVVQLIAQQQPVATDLRKIIAALKFSNDVERIGDLAVNISKSILHIGNGPLIKPIVEIPKMASMALDMLSKVVEAYINEDPVLARETAASDDAVDALYGKLTQELLELMTKNPQSINQITQLAFVCRYIERIADHTTNMSEHIIFMVRAKQYDLNT